From the genome of Mixophyes fleayi isolate aMixFle1 chromosome 2, aMixFle1.hap1, whole genome shotgun sequence, one region includes:
- the FILIP1L gene encoding filamin A-interacting protein 1-like, translating to MMAKLTSEETQNRQLRLKLAALSRQIDELEETNKTLRKAEDELHDLREKMNKGECGNSSLMAEVEELRKRLLEMEGKDEELIKMEDQCKDLNKKLEKEASQSKSLKVEVDKLSKRINELEKLEDAFNKSKQECQSIKCTMEKERASTKQLLNELESLKVRIRELEALEVKLEKTENILKEDLTKLKTLTVMLVEERKTLTEKIRQTEEKLKSANTQLQQEQNKVTSITERLIEESKKSLKSKTELQEKMHTITKENEELKSKLRAEEEKGNDLMSKVTILKKKLQSLELIEKEFLKNKIKQESKQSETFYQENNKIRELTQEVERLKHTLKQMKAMEDDLMKTEDEFESLEKRYYNEQQKAKMFSEELEVVKMELANYKLAEKSGTFQEKMLLTKLKEEEAKSGHLSREVTALKEKIHDYMKTEDTICRLKGDHSVLQRKLNQQENRNKELSKEMENLSKELERYRRFSKSLRPSLNGRRISDFQVFSKEVQTDPVYNEPPDYKSLVPLERAVINGQLYQESDNEDDDTNDEDSTVAFKCNSSNGNSLNNNRRLRSPWTKSNQQQGQNGKVQLKQNGNYIHPGDMVLTHTPGQPLHIKVTPDHGQNTATLEITSPTTENPHSFTSTAVIPNCGTPKQRITIIQNGSMTPVKSRVIDGYVTPDQVVPPLTVTSFVRPRTPDSCGSITPDRTMSPIQVLALTSSSSSPDRVLSPEPMEIGGTHAVFRVSPDKQAGWQFQRSNSSSSTSSVITTEDNKIHIHLGRPPSPFTPVQEKRHSLTNGIPSKPTNKITSSITITPTATPLSRQSQFTVSNIHN from the coding sequence ATGATGGCCAAACTAACCAGCGAAGAAACTCAGAACCGCCAACTCAGACTAAAACTGGCAGCTCTCAGCAGACAAATCGATGAGCTAGAGGAAACAAACAAGACACTACGGAAAGCAGAGGATGAACTCCATGACCTAAGAGAGAAGATGAACAAGGGAGAATGTGGAAACTCCAGCCTCATGGCAGAAGTTGAGGAGCTGAGAAAACGTTTGCTGGAAATGGAAGGCAAAGATGAAGAGCTCATCAAGATGGAGGATCAATGCAAAGATCTCAATAAAAAACTAGAAAAAGAAGCATCCCAAAGTAAAAGCCTTAAAGTTGAAGTGGACAAATTAAGTAAACGAATTAACGAGTTGGAGAAATTAGAAGATGCatttaataaaagtaaacaaGAATGCCAGTCCATCAAATGCACCATGGAAAAAGAACGAGCTAGCACCAAGCAACTGTTAAATGAGCTGGAAAGTTTAAAAGTTCGAATCCGGGAACTAGAAGCTCTTGAAGTAAAGCTTGAGAAGACTGAAAATATACTAAAAGAAGATCTAACTAAACTTAAAACTTTAACGGTGATGCTTGTGGAGGAAAGGAAAACACTAACCGAAAAAATCCGGCAAACTGAGGAGAAGTTAAAGTCTGCCAACACGCAACTACAGCAGGAACAAAACAAAGTGACGTCCATCACAGAAAGACTGATAGAAGAAAGCAAGAAGTCTCTAAAATCCAAGACAGAATTGCAAGAGAAGATGCACACTATCACAAAAGAAAATGAGGAACTTAAAAGCAAactgagagcagaggaggagaagggaaATGATCTCATGTCTAAGGTTACCATCCTCAAGAAGAAGCTGCAGTCACTTGAATTAATCGAAAAGGAATTTCTAAAGAACAAAATTAAGCAAGAAAGTAAGCAATCTGAAACATTTTACcaagaaaacaataaaatcagAGAGCTTACTCAAGAGGTTGAAAGGTTAAAACACACCCTAAAGCAAATGAAAGCAATGGAGGATGATCTCATGAAAACGGAGGACGAGTTTGAATCACTGGAGAAAAGGTATTACAATGAGCAACAGAAGGCCAAAATGTTTTCTGAAGAACTTGAAGTTGTAAAGATGGAATTGGCAAACTACAAACTGGCTGAGAAATCAGGAACTTTTCAAGAAAAAATGTTGCTTACAAAGCTCAAAGAAGAGGAGGCAAAGTCAGGTCACCTCTCTAGAGAGGTGACAGCCTTGAAAGAGAAAATCCATGACTACATGAAAACAGAAGACACTATTTGTCGTTTGAAGGGAGATCATTCTGTTCTTCAGCGGAAGCTCAACCAACAAGAAAACAGGAACAAAGAACTGTCAAAAGAAATGGAGAATCTCTCCAAGGAGCTTGAAAGGTATCGTCGTTTTAGCAAGAGCCTAAGACCCAGCCTCAATGGAAGGAGAATTTCAGACTTTCAAGTGTTTTCAAAGGAGGTGCAGACAGATCCAGTATATAATGAACCACCAGATTACAAAAGTCTTGTTCCTTTGGAGAGAGCTGTTATAAATGGACAATTATATCAAGAAAgcgataatgaggatgatgacacaAATGATGAAGACTCAACTGTGGCTTTTAAATGTAATTCATCTAATGGCAATTCTTTAAATAACAACAGAAGATTAAGGTCCCCATGGACAAAATCTAATCAGCAACAGGGACAAAATGGAAAAGTACAATTAAAACAGAATGGAAATTACATCCATCCAGGAGACATGGTGCTTACACACACGCCTGGGCAGCCTTTACATATCAAAGTCACACCAGATCATGGACAAAATACAGCCACACTTGAAATAACTAGTCCTACTACGGAAAACCCACACTCCTTTACAAGTACTGCAGTGATACCAAATTGTGGCACTCCAAAACAAAGAATAACAATTATTCAAAATGGTTCCATGACACCTGTGAAATCGAGAGTAATAGACGGATACGTGACTCCAGATCAGGTGGTGCCACCACTTACAGTGACTTCTTTTGTAAGGCCCAGGACCCCTGACTCGTGTGGTTCTATAACTCCAGACAGAACAATGTCCCCTATCCAGGTACTGGCATTAACAAGTTCATCAAGCTCTCCAGACCGTGTTCTTTCGCCAGAGCCCATGGAAATTGGTGGAACTCACGCAGTTTTCAGGGTATCCCCTGACAAACAAGCTGGTTGGCAGTTCCAAAGGTCAAACAGTTCTAGCTCAACTTCAAGTGTAATAACTACTGAGGACAATAAAATACATATCCATTTAGGAAGACCCCCAAGTCCTTTTACACCAGTGCAAGAGAAAAGACATTCACTTACTAACGGAATTCCAAGTAAACCCACAAATAAAATCACCAGCAGTATTACTATAACACCAACAGCTACTCCACTATCACGGCAATCACAATTTACAGTAAGTAACATCCATAACTGA